Part of the Methylorubrum populi genome is shown below.
TGGGCCGCATCCTGAACTTCTCCAACATGCGCTACGCCATGCGCATCTGGCTCGACCCGGCCAAGATGGAAGCGCTCGCCCTCTCGACCGAGACGGTGCTCCAGGCGGTCCAGGCGCAGAACGCGCAGGTGACGACGGGCTCCCTCGGCAAGCTGCCGATGGGCCGCGCCACCCCGTTCGAGCTGCAGCTCGTCACCAAGGGCCGGCTGATGAAGCCGGAGGAGTTCGGTAACATCGTCCTGCGGGCCGACCCCGACGGCTCGGTGGTGCGCGTCTCGGACGTGGCGCGGGTGGAGCTCGGCTCGGAGCAGTACGGCGTCACCTCGAACTTCGACGGCAAGCCCTCGGCGACGCTCGGCATCTTCCAGAACCCCGACGCCAACGCGGTCGAGGTGATGAACGGGACGCGCGCGACGATGGCGGATCTCGCCAAGCGCTTTCCGCCGGGGCTGCACTACACCATCGCCCTCGACTCCACCGAGTTCGTCAAGGAGGCGATCTACGAGGTGGTGCGGACCCTGTTCGAGGCGATCCTGATCGTCACGGTCGTCACCTACCTGTTCCTGCAGAACTGGCGCGCCACCCTGATCCCGACCATCGCCGTGCCGATCGCGCTGATCGGCACCTTCGGGCCGATGGCCCTGCTCGGCTTCTCCTTCAACACGCTCAGCCTGCTCGGCCTCGTGCTCGCGGTCGGGCTCGTGGTGGACGACGCGATCATCGTCGTCGAGAACACCGAGCGGCTGATGGGCGAGGGCATGGAGCCGAAGCCCGCCGCCCGCGAGGCGGTCAACGAGATCGGCGGCCCCGTCATCGCGACGACGCTGGTGCTCGCCGCGCTGTTCGTGCCGGTGGCCTTCATCCCCGGCCTCACGGGGCAGCTCTACAACCAGTTCGCGCTCACCATCGCCATCTCGGTGCTGATCTCGGCGATCGTCTCGCTGACCCTGACGCCGGCCCTGTGCGGCCTGCTGCTGAAGCCGCACACCGGCCGGAAGACGCGCTGGTGGCGCAAGCCGCTCGACTGGTTCAACCGCGCCCTGGAGCGCTCGGCCGACTTCGTCGCCCGCACCATCGGCCGGCTCGCCCGCCACGTCGTCCTGACGCTCGTCGTGTTCGCGCTGTTTGCCGGCGCCACGGTCATGCTCCTGATGCAGCGCCCGACCGGCTTCGTGCCGGACGAGGACCAGGGCTACCTCTATGCCGAGGTCGCGATGCCGCTCGGCGCCTCGGTGCAGCGCACGGAGGCGATGAATGCCCGCTTCGGCGCGGCCCTGCGCGCCCGCGACGACGTCGATCATACCATCGGCGTCAGCGGACGCAGCTTCCTCGCCGACACGGTCGCCCCGTTCTACGGCTTCAACATCCCCGTGATGAAACCCTGGGACGAGCGCACCACCACGGTCGACGACCTGATCCGCCACATGGAGGAGCGTTTCCGGCACGATCCCGACGGGCAAGTGCGCATCGCCAACCCCTCGCCCCTGCCCGGGCTCGGCTCCCGCGGCGGCCTGACGCTGGAGATCCAGGACCGCTCCGGCAATGGCGGCCTCGAGCTGGCGCGGACGGCGAGCGACTTCATCGAGCGGATCCGGGCCCTGCCGGGCGTGTCGAGCGCGACGCCGACCACCGATTGGGGCGTGCCGCAGCTGCGCCTCGACATCGACCGGGCCAAGGCCGAGCAGCTCGGCGTGCCGCTGTCGCGGCTGTTCGAGGCGCTCGGCACCTATGTCGGATCGAGCTTCGTCAACCTCTTCAACCGCTTCGGCTTCGTCTACCAGGTCTATGTCCAGAGCGATGCCTCCGGGCGGCGCCTGTTCCAGGATCTGGAGGCGCTCACCGTGCTGAACGCGCAAGGCGAGCCCGTGCGCCTCGGCTCCCTGGTGCAGGCGAAGTTCACGACGGGGCCGACGGCGGTCCTGTCCTACAACACCTATCCGGCGATCGAGGTCGCGGTGACGGTCGCACCCGGCTCCAGTTCCGGCACGGTGATCGCGGCGATCGAGGAGCTGGCGGAGGATCTGCCGCGCAACACCTCGATCGAGTGGTCCGAGATCGCCTATCAGGAGAAGATCGCCGGCAACGTCGCGCCGCTGATCTTCGGCCTCGGCGTGTTCATGATCTTCTGCTTCCTGGCCGGGCAGTACGAGAGCTTGCGCATGCCGCTGGTGATCCTGCTCGCGACGCCGCTCGCCATCTTCGGGGCGGTCGGGTTCCTCGCGCTCCGCGGCATGCCGCTCGACGTGTTCGGCCAGATCGGCCTGCTGCTCCTCGTCGGCCTGGCCGCCAAGAACTCGATCCTGCTCGTCTCCTTCGCCGAGGAGCTGCGCGCCAAGGGGGAGGGCGCGCTGGAGGCGGCCCAGCACGCCACGCGGATGCGCATGCGCCCGATCCTGATGACCTCCTTCGCCTTCATCCTCGGCTCGGTGCCGCTCGCCATCGCCAGCGGCGCGGGGGCGAATGCCCGGCTCTCCATGGGCACGGTGGTGATCGGCGGCCTCTTGGTGGCGACGATCCTGACCCTGTTCGTCACCCCGGTCTTCTACGTCGCCGCCGAGCGGCTGCGGAGGGAGGAGAGGGCAGAGGACAA
Proteins encoded:
- a CDS encoding efflux RND transporter permease subunit gives rise to the protein MFATFVDRPILAGVISVLITVIGLVAGLTLPVAQYPEIAPPIINIQATYPGASAQQAYESIAIPLEQEINGAPNLIYIQSTSSTDGSVSIDATFEVGSNLDAAAAEVLTRSSRAEAKLPEAVRAQGLEIQKSSRQRLGNVVLYADEGTGFDELFLANYAETQVIKPLRRVTGMGRILNFSNMRYAMRIWLDPAKMEALALSTETVLQAVQAQNAQVTTGSLGKLPMGRATPFELQLVTKGRLMKPEEFGNIVLRADPDGSVVRVSDVARVELGSEQYGVTSNFDGKPSATLGIFQNPDANAVEVMNGTRATMADLAKRFPPGLHYTIALDSTEFVKEAIYEVVRTLFEAILIVTVVTYLFLQNWRATLIPTIAVPIALIGTFGPMALLGFSFNTLSLLGLVLAVGLVVDDAIIVVENTERLMGEGMEPKPAAREAVNEIGGPVIATTLVLAALFVPVAFIPGLTGQLYNQFALTIAISVLISAIVSLTLTPALCGLLLKPHTGRKTRWWRKPLDWFNRALERSADFVARTIGRLARHVVLTLVVFALFAGATVMLLMQRPTGFVPDEDQGYLYAEVAMPLGASVQRTEAMNARFGAALRARDDVDHTIGVSGRSFLADTVAPFYGFNIPVMKPWDERTTTVDDLIRHMEERFRHDPDGQVRIANPSPLPGLGSRGGLTLEIQDRSGNGGLELARTASDFIERIRALPGVSSATPTTDWGVPQLRLDIDRAKAEQLGVPLSRLFEALGTYVGSSFVNLFNRFGFVYQVYVQSDASGRRLFQDLEALTVLNAQGEPVRLGSLVQAKFTTGPTAVLSYNTYPAIEVAVTVAPGSSSGTVIAAIEELAEDLPRNTSIEWSEIAYQEKIAGNVAPLIFGLGVFMIFCFLAGQYESLRMPLVILLATPLAIFGAVGFLALRGMPLDVFGQIGLLLLVGLAAKNSILLVSFAEELRAKGEGALEAAQHATRMRMRPILMTSFAFILGSVPLAIASGAGANARLSMGTVVIGGLLVATILTLFVTPVFYVAAERLRREERAEDKAQPETAPAA